From Pseudomonas sp. FP2335, the proteins below share one genomic window:
- the hutU gene encoding urocanate hydratase, whose product MTKPTKYRDVEIRAAHGNKLTAKSWLTEAPLRMLMNNLDPQVAENPKELVVYGGIGRAARNWECYDQIVESLTNLNDDETLLVQSGKPVGVFKTHSNAPRVLIANSNLVPHWASWEHFNELDAKGLAMYGQMTAGSWIYIGSQGIVQGTYETFVEAGRQHYNSDLTGRWVLTAGLGGMGGAQPLAATLAGACSLNIECQQVSIDFRLASRYVDEQATDLDDALARIAKYTKEGKAISIALLGNAAEILPELVKRGVRPDMVTDQTSAHDPLNGYLPAGWTWDEYRARAKTEPAAVIKAAKQSMAVHVKAMLDFQKQGIPTFDYGNNIRQMAQEEGVENAFDFPGFVPAYIRPLFCRGIGPFRWAALSGDPQDIYKTDAKVKELIPDDAHLHNWLDMARERISFQGLPARICWVGLGQRAKLGLAFNEMVRSGELSAPVVIGRDHLDSGSVSSPNRETEAMQDGSDAVSDWPLLNALLNTASGATWVSLHHGGGVGMGFSQHSGMVIVCDGTDEAAERIARVLHNDPATGVMRHADAGYQIAIDCAKEQGLNLPMIK is encoded by the coding sequence GTGACCAAGCCTACTAAATACCGTGACGTAGAAATCCGCGCCGCCCACGGTAACAAGCTCACCGCCAAAAGCTGGCTGACTGAAGCGCCGCTGCGCATGCTGATGAACAACCTCGACCCACAAGTGGCCGAGAACCCGAAAGAACTGGTGGTGTACGGTGGCATTGGCCGTGCGGCGCGCAACTGGGAGTGCTACGACCAGATCGTCGAAAGCCTCACCAACCTGAACGACGACGAAACCCTGCTGGTGCAATCCGGCAAGCCGGTCGGCGTGTTCAAGACCCACAGCAACGCCCCGCGCGTACTGATCGCCAACTCCAACCTGGTGCCGCACTGGGCCAGCTGGGAACACTTCAACGAACTGGATGCCAAGGGCCTGGCCATGTACGGCCAGATGACCGCCGGCAGCTGGATCTACATCGGCAGCCAGGGCATCGTCCAGGGCACCTACGAAACCTTCGTCGAGGCCGGGCGCCAGCATTACAACAGCGACCTGACCGGCCGCTGGGTGCTCACCGCCGGCCTCGGTGGCATGGGCGGTGCACAACCGCTGGCGGCTACCCTGGCCGGCGCGTGCTCGCTGAACATCGAGTGCCAGCAGGTCAGCATCGATTTCCGCCTGGCCAGCCGCTACGTCGACGAGCAAGCCACCGACCTCGATGACGCCCTGGCGCGCATTGCCAAATACACCAAGGAAGGCAAGGCGATCTCCATCGCGCTGCTGGGCAATGCCGCCGAAATCCTGCCGGAACTGGTCAAGCGCGGCGTACGCCCGGACATGGTCACCGACCAGACCAGCGCCCACGACCCACTCAACGGCTACCTGCCCGCCGGCTGGACATGGGACGAATACCGCGCCCGCGCCAAGACCGAACCGGCCGCCGTGATCAAGGCCGCCAAACAGTCGATGGCCGTGCATGTCAAAGCCATGCTGGACTTCCAGAAACAAGGCATTCCGACCTTCGACTACGGCAACAATATCCGTCAGATGGCCCAGGAAGAAGGCGTGGAAAATGCCTTCGACTTCCCTGGCTTCGTCCCGGCCTACATCCGCCCACTGTTCTGCCGTGGCATCGGCCCGTTCCGCTGGGCGGCCCTGTCCGGCGACCCGCAGGACATCTACAAGACCGACGCCAAAGTCAAAGAGCTGATCCCCGACGACGCCCACCTGCACAACTGGCTGGACATGGCCCGCGAGCGCATCAGCTTCCAGGGGCTGCCGGCGCGCATCTGCTGGGTTGGCCTGGGCCAGCGCGCCAAACTCGGCCTGGCGTTCAACGAAATGGTACGCAGCGGCGAGCTGTCGGCGCCGGTGGTGATCGGCCGTGACCACCTCGACTCCGGCTCGGTGTCCAGCCCGAACCGTGAAACCGAAGCCATGCAGGACGGTTCCGACGCTGTGTCCGACTGGCCACTGCTCAACGCCTTGCTCAATACCGCCAGCGGCGCGACCTGGGTTTCGCTGCACCACGGCGGCGGTGTGGGCATGGGCTTCTCCCAGCACTCCGGCATGGTGATCGTCTGCGACGGCACCGACGAAGCGGCCGAGCGGATTGCCCGCGTGCTGCACAACGACCCGGCGACCGGAGTGATGCGTCACGCCGATGCCGGTTACCAGATCGCGATCGACTGCGCCAAAGAGCAGGGCCTCAATCTTCCGATGATCAAGTAA
- a CDS encoding cytosine permease: MAANDTTPLIEKRSIDYIPEAERHGRLFSQFTLWMGANLQITAIVTGALAVVLGGDVFWSLIGLLIGQLIGGGVMALHAAQGPKLGLPQMISSRVQFGVYGAAIPIVLVCLMYLGFTATGTVLSGQALGQLFGVSDSVGILIFASVIVLVTVLGYRVIHFIGRVASVIGVIAFVYLFSRLMGQTDVGALLQIRHFSWSSFLLAVSLAASWQIAFGPYVADYSRYLPSRTSSVKTFLAAGAGSVIGAQVAMILGVFAAAMSNGQFAGHEVAYIVGLSGTGATAALLYFSIAFGKVTISTLNSYGSFMCIATIISGFRGRLEVTRLQRLVFVLAIVGTATLIALLGQHSFLGAFKSFILFLLAFFTPWSAINLVDYYCITRERYDVPALADPNGRYGRWNLLGISVYVFGVLVQLPFISTKFYTGPLVAALGDVDISWIIGLVLPAALYYVCAKKWHGSVPDQLILPVEQGAAPTTTNGLVAQA; encoded by the coding sequence ATGGCTGCAAATGACACCACCCCGTTGATCGAGAAACGTTCGATCGACTACATCCCGGAAGCGGAAAGACACGGTCGTCTGTTCAGCCAATTCACCCTGTGGATGGGGGCCAACCTGCAGATCACCGCGATTGTCACCGGGGCCCTGGCCGTGGTGCTGGGCGGTGATGTGTTCTGGTCGTTGATCGGTCTGTTGATCGGCCAACTGATCGGCGGTGGCGTGATGGCGTTGCATGCGGCGCAAGGGCCCAAGTTGGGCCTGCCGCAGATGATCTCCAGCCGGGTGCAGTTCGGGGTGTACGGCGCGGCGATTCCGATTGTGCTGGTGTGCCTGATGTACCTCGGGTTCACCGCCACCGGCACCGTGCTGTCCGGCCAGGCGCTGGGCCAGTTGTTTGGCGTCAGCGACAGCGTCGGCATCCTGATCTTCGCCAGTGTCATCGTGCTGGTCACGGTGCTCGGTTACCGGGTGATTCACTTCATCGGCCGCGTCGCCAGCGTCATTGGGGTGATCGCCTTTGTTTATCTGTTCAGCCGCCTGATGGGCCAGACGGACGTGGGTGCACTCCTGCAAATCCGTCACTTCAGCTGGAGCAGCTTTTTGCTCGCGGTGTCGCTCGCGGCGTCCTGGCAAATCGCCTTCGGCCCTTACGTGGCGGACTACTCGCGTTACCTGCCAAGCCGCACGTCGTCGGTGAAAACCTTCCTCGCCGCTGGCGCAGGTTCGGTGATCGGCGCCCAGGTGGCGATGATCCTCGGCGTGTTTGCCGCCGCCATGTCCAACGGCCAGTTCGCCGGGCATGAAGTGGCCTACATTGTCGGCTTGAGCGGCACGGGTGCCACGGCTGCGCTGTTGTACTTCAGCATCGCGTTCGGCAAGGTGACCATCTCCACGCTGAACTCCTACGGCAGCTTCATGTGCATCGCGACCATCATCAGCGGCTTTCGTGGTCGCCTGGAGGTCACGCGCCTGCAGCGCCTGGTGTTTGTGCTGGCCATCGTGGGTACGGCGACCCTGATCGCACTGCTCGGCCAGCACTCGTTCCTCGGCGCGTTCAAGTCGTTCATCTTGTTCCTGCTGGCGTTCTTCACGCCCTGGAGCGCGATCAACCTGGTGGACTACTACTGCATCACCCGCGAGCGCTATGACGTGCCGGCGCTGGCCGACCCCAATGGCCGCTACGGTCGCTGGAACCTGCTGGGTATCAGCGTCTATGTGTTCGGTGTGCTGGTGCAGTTGCCGTTCATCTCCACCAAGTTCTACACCGGCCCCCTGGTGGCCGCCCTGGGTGACGTGGATATTTCCTGGATCATCGGCCTGGTACTGCCCGCCGCCCTGTATTACGTGTGTGCGAAAAAATGGCACGGCAGCGTGCCCGATCAATTGATCCTGCCGGTAGAGCAGGGCGCTGCACCAACGACGACAAACGGGCTGGTTGCACAAGCCTGA
- a CDS encoding ABC transporter substrate-binding protein, with protein sequence MKMHKTLLATLFSAGVLASAGAQAAGWCESGKPVKFAGLNWESGMLLTDILQTVLEKGYDCKTDSLPGNSITMENALSSNDIQVFAEEWVGRSEVWNKAEKAGKVVGVGAPVVGAIEGWYVPRYVIEGDAKRKLEAKAPGLKNIADLAKYAAVFKDQEEPSKGRFYNCPAGWTCELDNSEMLKSYGLESTYTNFRPGTGPALDAAVLSSYKRGEPILFYYWSPTPLMGQVDLVKLEEKPGVDKSVSIKVGLSKTFHEQAPELVAVLEKVNLPIDLLNQNLGRMAKERIESPKLAKIFLKEHPEVWHAWVSEDAAKKIDAAL encoded by the coding sequence ATGAAAATGCATAAGACCCTGTTGGCCACCTTGTTCTCTGCTGGCGTGCTGGCATCAGCCGGTGCCCAGGCAGCCGGCTGGTGCGAGTCTGGCAAGCCGGTGAAGTTCGCCGGGCTGAACTGGGAAAGCGGCATGTTGCTAACCGACATCCTGCAAACCGTGCTGGAAAAAGGCTACGACTGCAAAACCGACAGCCTGCCAGGCAACTCCATCACCATGGAAAACGCCCTGAGCAGCAACGACATCCAAGTGTTTGCCGAAGAATGGGTGGGCCGCAGCGAAGTCTGGAACAAGGCCGAGAAGGCCGGCAAAGTCGTCGGCGTCGGCGCCCCGGTGGTGGGGGCTATCGAAGGCTGGTACGTGCCGCGCTACGTGATTGAAGGCGACGCCAAGCGCAAGCTGGAAGCCAAGGCCCCGGGCCTGAAAAACATCGCCGACCTGGCCAAGTACGCCGCCGTGTTCAAGGACCAGGAAGAACCGTCCAAAGGCCGTTTCTACAACTGCCCGGCCGGTTGGACCTGTGAGCTGGACAACAGCGAAATGCTCAAGAGCTACGGCCTGGAAAGCACCTACACCAACTTCCGCCCGGGTACCGGCCCGGCGCTGGATGCGGCGGTGTTGTCGAGCTACAAGCGTGGCGAGCCGATCCTGTTCTACTACTGGTCGCCAACGCCGCTGATGGGCCAGGTCGATCTGGTCAAGCTGGAAGAAAAACCCGGCGTGGATAAAAGCGTGAGCATCAAGGTCGGCCTGTCCAAGACCTTCCACGAGCAGGCCCCGGAACTGGTGGCCGTGCTGGAAAAGGTCAACCTGCCAATCGACCTGCTGAACCAGAACCTGGGGCGCATGGCCAAGGAACGAATTGAGTCGCCGAAACTGGCGAAGATCTTCCTCAAGGAACATCCTGAAGTCTGGCACGCCTGGGTGAGTGAAGACGCAGCCAAGAAAATCGACGCGGCCTTGTAG
- a CDS encoding proline/glycine betaine ABC transporter permease: MFPESFTFSIADWVNGWVDSLVTNYGDVFRHISDTLLWAIVNLEGLLRTAPWWLMLAIVGAVAWHATRKVVTTAVIVGLLFLVGAVGLWDKLMQTLALMMVATVISVLIGIPLGILSARSNRLRSVLMPLLDIMQTMPSFVYLIPVLMLFGLGKVPAIFATVIYAAPPLIRLTDLGIRQVDGEVMEAINAFGANRWQQLFGVQLPLALPSIMAGINQTTMMALSMVVIASMIGARGLGEDVLVGIQTLNVGRGLEAGLAIVILAVVIDRITQAYGRPRHEASK; encoded by the coding sequence ATGTTTCCTGAGAGTTTTACGTTTTCCATCGCCGACTGGGTCAACGGTTGGGTGGACTCACTGGTCACCAACTACGGCGATGTGTTCCGGCACATCTCCGACACCCTGTTGTGGGCCATCGTCAACCTGGAAGGGCTGCTGCGCACGGCGCCCTGGTGGCTGATGCTGGCCATCGTCGGCGCTGTCGCCTGGCACGCCACGCGCAAGGTCGTGACCACGGCGGTGATCGTCGGTTTGCTGTTTCTGGTGGGGGCGGTCGGCCTGTGGGACAAGCTGATGCAGACCCTCGCGCTGATGATGGTCGCCACGGTGATCTCGGTGCTGATCGGCATTCCGCTGGGCATCCTCTCGGCACGCAGCAATCGCCTGCGTTCGGTGCTGATGCCACTGCTGGACATCATGCAGACCATGCCCAGCTTCGTGTACTTGATCCCGGTACTGATGCTGTTCGGCCTGGGCAAGGTCCCGGCGATTTTCGCCACGGTGATCTACGCCGCGCCACCGCTGATCCGCCTGACCGATCTGGGCATCCGCCAGGTCGACGGCGAAGTCATGGAAGCCATCAACGCTTTTGGTGCCAACCGCTGGCAGCAACTGTTCGGCGTGCAACTGCCGCTGGCGCTGCCTAGCATCATGGCCGGGATCAACCAGACCACCATGATGGCCCTGTCGATGGTGGTGATCGCCTCGATGATCGGTGCCCGTGGCTTGGGTGAAGACGTACTCGTCGGCATCCAGACCCTCAACGTCGGGCGTGGCCTTGAAGCCGGCCTGGCGATCGTGATTCTCGCAGTGGTCATCGACCGCATTACCCAGGCCTATGGTCGTCCACGGCATGAGGCGAGCAAATGA
- a CDS encoding glycine betaine/L-proline ABC transporter ATP-binding protein, with protein sequence MTTVSKIEVKNVFKIFGARDKEALSLISQGKTKDQVLAETGCVVGVNDLSLSIGTGEIFVIMGLSGSGKSTLVRHFNRLIDPTSGAILVDGEDILQLDMDALRQFRRHKISMVFQSFGLLPHKSVLDNVAYGLKVRGESKQVCVDRALHWIETVGLKGYENKYPHQLSGGMRQRVGLARALAADTDIILMDEAFSALDPLIRAEMQDQLLELQKTLHKTIVFITHDLDEAVRIGNRIAILKDGRLIQVGTPREILHSPADEYVDRFVQRRAAVV encoded by the coding sequence ATGACTACTGTCAGCAAAATCGAAGTTAAAAACGTCTTCAAGATCTTCGGCGCCCGTGACAAGGAGGCGCTGTCGTTGATCAGCCAGGGCAAGACCAAGGACCAGGTGCTGGCCGAAACCGGCTGCGTGGTCGGCGTGAACGACTTGTCCCTGAGCATCGGCACCGGCGAGATCTTCGTGATCATGGGCCTGTCGGGCTCCGGCAAATCCACCCTGGTGCGCCACTTCAACCGCCTGATCGACCCCACCAGCGGCGCGATCCTGGTGGACGGCGAAGACATCCTGCAACTGGACATGGACGCCCTGCGTCAATTCCGTCGCCACAAGATCAGCATGGTGTTCCAGAGCTTCGGCCTGCTGCCCCACAAGAGCGTGCTCGACAACGTTGCCTACGGCCTGAAAGTGCGTGGCGAAAGCAAGCAGGTCTGCGTTGATCGCGCCCTGCACTGGATCGAGACCGTGGGCCTGAAGGGCTATGAAAACAAATACCCGCACCAGCTCTCCGGCGGCATGCGCCAGCGCGTCGGCCTGGCCCGCGCATTGGCGGCCGACACCGACATCATCCTGATGGACGAAGCGTTCAGCGCCCTCGACCCGCTGATCCGCGCCGAGATGCAGGATCAGTTGCTGGAGCTGCAAAAGACCCTGCACAAAACCATCGTGTTTATCACCCACGACCTCGACGAGGCTGTGCGCATCGGCAACCGCATTGCGATCCTCAAGGACGGCAGGCTGATCCAGGTCGGCACGCCACGGGAGATCCTGCATTCGCCGGCGGATGAGTATGTGGACCGATTTGTTCAGCGGCGGGCGGCGGTGGTCTGA
- the hutH gene encoding histidine ammonia-lyase, which yields MSQPTKITIADTPLHWQDVVAVARHGAVLELSGQAWARIDNAQAIVQRIVTSGERAYGVNTGLGALCNVSLAGEQLSQLSRNTLLSHACGVGPVLSDEQTRAIICAAIINYSQGKSGLHPQVVHALLALLNHGITPQVPSQGSVGYLTHMAHVGVALLGVGTVSYRGQIVPAQQALSAEGLQPVVLGAKDGLCLVNGTPCMTGLSCLALADAHHLLQWADVIGAMSFEALRGQIDAFDEHIIALKPHPGMQHVGSNLRALLDGSEVIASSKGLRTQDALSIRSIPQIHGAARDQVEHATRQIETELNSATDNPLLLGTPENYRVVSQANPHGQSVALAADMLAIAMAEIGSVAERRLDRLINPHVSGLPAFLVSNPGVNSGMMIVQYVAASLCGQNRQLAQPAVLDNFVTSGLQEDHLSMGTNAALKLHQVLANVTQILAIEYLLAAQAFEFLKDRRFGAGTDRAWRLLREVVPAYEQDRWLAPDIAAAAQLLKDTALPDLH from the coding sequence ATGTCCCAGCCAACAAAAATCACTATCGCGGATACGCCATTGCACTGGCAGGACGTGGTCGCCGTCGCCCGCCACGGTGCGGTCCTCGAACTCTCCGGCCAGGCCTGGGCACGCATCGACAACGCCCAAGCCATCGTGCAGCGCATCGTCACCAGCGGCGAGCGTGCCTACGGGGTGAACACCGGCCTGGGCGCGTTGTGCAATGTCTCGCTCGCCGGCGAGCAACTCAGCCAGCTGTCTCGCAACACCCTGCTCAGCCACGCCTGCGGCGTCGGCCCGGTGCTCAGCGACGAGCAGACCCGCGCGATCATCTGCGCCGCCATCATCAATTACAGCCAGGGCAAATCCGGCCTGCACCCGCAGGTGGTGCACGCGTTGCTGGCACTGCTCAACCACGGCATCACGCCGCAAGTGCCGTCCCAGGGTTCGGTGGGTTACCTGACCCATATGGCCCATGTCGGCGTGGCGCTGCTGGGTGTCGGCACGGTGAGCTATCGCGGGCAGATCGTTCCGGCGCAACAGGCCCTGAGCGCCGAAGGCTTGCAGCCGGTGGTGCTGGGCGCCAAGGACGGCCTGTGCCTGGTCAACGGCACGCCGTGCATGACCGGCCTGAGCTGCCTGGCCCTGGCTGATGCGCACCATTTACTGCAATGGGCCGACGTCATCGGCGCCATGAGTTTCGAGGCTCTGCGCGGCCAGATCGACGCGTTCGATGAGCACATCATCGCCCTCAAGCCGCACCCCGGCATGCAGCACGTCGGCAGCAATTTGCGCGCGTTGCTCGACGGCAGTGAAGTGATCGCCAGCAGCAAAGGCCTGCGCACCCAGGACGCGTTGAGCATCCGCTCGATCCCGCAGATCCACGGCGCCGCCCGCGATCAAGTCGAGCACGCCACGCGCCAGATCGAAACCGAACTCAACAGTGCCACCGACAACCCGCTGCTGCTCGGCACGCCGGAGAATTACCGCGTCGTATCCCAGGCCAACCCCCACGGTCAGTCGGTCGCGCTGGCGGCGGATATGCTCGCCATCGCCATGGCCGAGATCGGCTCGGTGGCCGAGCGTCGCCTGGACCGCCTGATCAACCCCCATGTCAGCGGCTTGCCGGCGTTTCTCGTCAGTAACCCCGGGGTCAATTCCGGGATGATGATCGTGCAGTACGTCGCCGCGTCCCTGTGCGGGCAGAACCGCCAGCTGGCGCAACCGGCGGTGCTCGACAATTTCGTCACCTCGGGCCTGCAGGAAGACCACTTGAGCATGGGCACCAACGCCGCACTCAAGCTGCACCAGGTGCTGGCCAACGTCACCCAGATCCTTGCCATCGAGTACCTGCTGGCGGCCCAGGCGTTTGAATTCCTCAAGGACCGGCGCTTCGGCGCCGGCACCGACCGCGCCTGGCGCTTGCTGCGTGAAGTCGTCCCAGCCTATGAGCAGGATCGCTGGCTGGCGCCGGATATTGCCGCTGCCGCCCAGTTGCTCAAAGACACCGCATTACCCGATTTGCACTAA
- the hutH gene encoding histidine ammonia-lyase — protein sequence MTALNLIPGQLSLAQLRAIYQQPVTLSLDNSASAQIEASVACVEQILAENRTAYGINTGFGLLASTRIASEDLENLQRSLVLSHAAGVGEPISDALVRLVMVLKVNSLSRGFSGIRRQVIDALIALINAEVYPHIPLKGSVGASGDLAPLAHMSLVLLGEGKARYKGEWLQASDALKVAGLTPLTLAAKEGLALLNGTQVSTAYALRGLFEGEDLFAGALACGGLTVEAVLGSRSPFDPRIHAARGQRGQIDAAAAYRDLLGESSQVSQSHQNCDKVQDPYSLRCQPQVMGACLTQLRQAAEVLVVEANAVSDNPLVFAAEGDVISGGNFHAEPVAMAADNMALAIAEIGSLSERRISLMMDKHMSQLPPFLVGNGGVNSGFMIAQVTAAALASENKALAHPHSVDSLPTSANQEDHVSMAPAAGKRLWEMAENTRGILAVEWLAACQGLDLREGLKTSPKLEQARGILRSKVAFYDKDRFFAPDIIAASELLASRCLNELLPAQLLPSL from the coding sequence GTGACTGCGCTAAACCTGATCCCCGGCCAACTGAGCCTTGCCCAACTGCGGGCCATCTACCAGCAGCCGGTGACCCTCAGCCTGGATAACAGCGCCTCGGCGCAGATCGAAGCCAGCGTGGCGTGTGTCGAGCAGATTCTCGCCGAGAACCGCACCGCCTACGGTATCAACACCGGTTTCGGCCTGCTGGCATCGACCCGTATCGCCAGTGAAGACCTGGAAAACCTCCAGCGGTCCCTGGTGCTGTCCCATGCCGCCGGTGTGGGCGAGCCGATCAGCGATGCGCTGGTGCGGCTGGTCATGGTGCTCAAGGTCAACAGCCTCAGCCGGGGCTTCTCCGGGATTCGTCGCCAGGTGATCGACGCGTTGATCGCGCTGATCAACGCCGAGGTGTATCCGCACATTCCGTTGAAAGGCTCGGTGGGGGCTTCCGGCGACCTGGCGCCGTTGGCGCACATGTCCCTGGTGCTGCTGGGCGAAGGCAAGGCGCGCTACAAGGGCGAATGGCTGCAAGCCAGCGACGCGCTCAAAGTCGCCGGTCTGACCCCGTTGACCCTCGCCGCCAAAGAAGGCCTGGCGCTGCTCAACGGCACCCAGGTGTCTACCGCGTATGCCCTGCGCGGCCTGTTCGAAGGCGAAGACCTGTTTGCCGGCGCACTCGCCTGCGGCGGCCTTACCGTGGAAGCGGTGCTGGGTTCGCGCTCGCCGTTCGACCCACGTATCCACGCGGCGCGTGGCCAGCGGGGGCAGATCGATGCGGCCGCGGCCTATCGCGACCTGCTGGGCGAAAGCAGCCAGGTGTCGCAGTCGCACCAGAACTGCGACAAGGTCCAGGACCCGTACTCCCTGCGCTGCCAGCCGCAAGTCATGGGCGCCTGCCTGACCCAGTTGCGCCAGGCAGCCGAAGTGCTCGTGGTGGAAGCCAATGCCGTGTCGGATAACCCGCTGGTGTTCGCCGCCGAAGGCGACGTGATTTCCGGCGGTAACTTCCACGCCGAGCCGGTGGCCATGGCCGCCGATAACATGGCGCTGGCCATCGCTGAAATCGGCTCCCTCAGTGAGCGCCGCATCTCGTTGATGATGGACAAGCACATGTCCCAACTGCCGCCGTTCCTGGTCGGCAATGGCGGGGTCAACTCCGGCTTCATGATCGCCCAGGTGACTGCCGCCGCACTCGCCAGCGAAAACAAGGCACTGGCCCATCCCCACAGCGTCGACAGCCTGCCGACCTCCGCCAACCAGGAAGACCACGTATCCATGGCCCCGGCTGCCGGCAAGCGTCTGTGGGAAATGGCCGAGAACACCCGTGGCATCCTGGCCGTGGAGTGGTTGGCCGCATGCCAGGGCCTGGACCTGCGCGAAGGCCTGAAAACCTCGCCGAAGCTGGAACAGGCGCGTGGCATCCTGCGCAGCAAAGTGGCGTTCTACGATAAGGACCGCTTTTTCGCGCCGGACATCATCGCCGCCAGCGAACTGCTCGCCAGCCGCTGCCTCAACGAGCTGCTGCCGGCCCAGTTGCTGCCGAGCCTGTAA
- the hutI gene encoding imidazolonepropionase, which translates to MKTLWQHCHIATLAHGKYSIIEDGALVTAGSLIEWIGPRSDVPAADYSAIHDLQGAWVTPGLIDCHTHTVFGGNRSGEFEQRLEGVSYAEIAAKGGGIASTVRATRAASEDELFDSSHKRLRSLLRDGVTTVEIKSGYGLDLANERKMLRVARRLGEALPVSVRATCLAAHALPPEYKDRADDYIEHICGEMLPALAAEGLVDAVDAFCEYLAFSTEQVERVFKVAQQLGLPVKLHAEQLSSLHGSSLAARYQALSADHLEFMTEADAIAMAAAGTVAVLLPGAFYFLRETQLPPMDALRKHGVKIAIASDLNPGTSPALSVRLMLNMACTLFRMTPEEALAGVTQHAATALGMGDTHGSLEVGKVADFVAWQIDRPADLAYWLGGELDKRVVRHGVDVTV; encoded by the coding sequence ATGAAAACGCTATGGCAACACTGCCACATTGCGACCCTGGCCCACGGCAAATACTCGATCATCGAGGATGGGGCTCTGGTCACGGCAGGATCGCTGATTGAATGGATCGGCCCACGCAGCGACGTGCCCGCAGCGGACTACAGCGCTATCCATGACCTGCAAGGCGCCTGGGTGACCCCCGGGTTGATCGACTGCCACACCCACACGGTGTTCGGCGGCAATCGCAGCGGCGAATTCGAGCAGCGCCTTGAAGGCGTGAGTTACGCCGAGATCGCCGCCAAGGGTGGCGGTATTGCCAGCACCGTGCGCGCCACCCGTGCCGCCAGCGAAGATGAGCTGTTCGACAGCAGCCACAAACGCCTGCGCAGTTTGTTGCGCGACGGTGTGACCACGGTGGAGATCAAGTCCGGCTACGGCCTGGACCTGGCCAATGAACGCAAGATGCTGCGGGTGGCCCGTCGCCTCGGCGAGGCACTGCCGGTCAGCGTGCGTGCCACCTGCCTGGCGGCCCATGCGTTGCCGCCGGAGTACAAGGACCGCGCCGACGACTACATCGAGCACATCTGCGGCGAAATGCTGCCGGCCCTGGCGGCGGAAGGGCTGGTTGACGCGGTGGATGCGTTCTGCGAATACCTGGCGTTTTCCACCGAGCAGGTGGAGCGCGTGTTCAAGGTCGCGCAACAACTGGGCTTGCCGGTCAAGCTGCATGCCGAGCAGCTCTCGTCACTGCATGGTTCCAGCCTGGCGGCGCGTTACCAGGCGTTGTCGGCGGATCACCTGGAATTCATGACCGAAGCAGACGCCATCGCCATGGCCGCCGCCGGCACCGTCGCCGTGTTGCTGCCGGGCGCGTTCTACTTCCTGCGGGAGACCCAATTGCCGCCGATGGATGCCCTGCGCAAACACGGTGTGAAGATCGCCATCGCCAGCGACCTCAACCCCGGCACCTCGCCGGCGTTGTCGGTGCGCCTGATGCTGAACATGGCCTGCACCCTGTTCCGCATGACCCCGGAAGAAGCCCTGGCCGGCGTCACCCAGCACGCGGCCACCGCCCTGGGCATGGGCGATACCCACGGTTCGTTGGAAGTAGGCAAGGTCGCCGACTTTGTCGCCTGGCAGATTGATCGCCCGGCCGACCTGGCTTACTGGCTGGGCGGCGAGCTGGATAAACGCGTCGTGCGCCATGGCGTCGACGTCACCGTCTAA
- the hutG gene encoding N-formylglutamate deformylase, whose product MDKVLNFKRGRVPLLISMPHAGLRLTPAVAAGLIPEAQSLPDTDWHIPTLYDFAEDLGASTLAAEYSRFVIDLNRPSDDKPLYVGATTGLYPATLFDGVPLFREGLEPSKAERATYLEQIWGPYHQTLQDELTRLKAEFGYALLFDAHSIRSVIPHLFDGKLPDFNLGTFNGAACDPALASQLEAICAEHPQYTHVLNGRFKGGHITRHYGNPAQDIHAVQLELGQCTYMEEVEPFRYRADLAEPTRVVLKQLLERLLAWGQQRYG is encoded by the coding sequence GTGGATAAGGTTCTGAACTTCAAACGAGGCCGCGTGCCGCTGCTGATCAGCATGCCCCACGCCGGCCTGCGCCTGACGCCTGCGGTGGCGGCCGGGCTGATCCCCGAGGCGCAAAGCCTGCCGGACACTGACTGGCATATCCCGACGCTGTATGACTTTGCCGAGGACCTCGGCGCCAGCACCCTGGCTGCCGAATATTCGCGCTTTGTGATCGACCTGAACCGCCCGTCCGACGACAAGCCGCTGTACGTCGGTGCCACCACCGGGCTGTACCCGGCGACGCTGTTCGACGGCGTGCCGCTGTTCCGTGAAGGCCTGGAACCGAGCAAGGCCGAGCGCGCCACCTATCTCGAGCAGATCTGGGGCCCGTACCACCAGACCCTGCAAGACGAACTGACGCGGCTCAAGGCCGAGTTCGGCTACGCCTTGCTCTTCGATGCCCACTCGATCCGCTCGGTGATCCCGCACCTGTTCGACGGCAAGCTGCCGGACTTCAACCTCGGCACCTTCAACGGCGCCGCTTGCGACCCCGCGCTGGCCAGCCAGCTGGAAGCCATCTGCGCCGAGCATCCGCAATACACCCACGTGCTGAACGGGCGCTTCAAGGGCGGGCACATCACCCGTCACTACGGCAACCCGGCGCAGGACATTCATGCGGTGCAGCTGGAGTTGGGGCAGTGCACGTACATGGAAGAGGTCGAGCCGTTTCGGTATCGGGCGGATCTGGCTGAGCCGACGCGGGTGGTGCTCAAGCAGTTGCTGGAACGGTTGTTGGCCTGGGGGCAACAGCGTTACGGCTGA